The Lathyrus oleraceus cultivar Zhongwan6 chromosome 5, CAAS_Psat_ZW6_1.0, whole genome shotgun sequence genome includes the window ACCTCGGCTATTTTTTGAACTGTGTCCTGGACTATGTTTACGGGATTCATCCTTCAAAAAGAAACTATTAGACAACGTCTCATCGACTAATCAATAGTTTATTCAAAATGATTATCATTAGTCCATGATCAATGGCTTTAGTACTTACTTTGGGTCCAGAGTCGTCTTCTTTTTGAAATCCTTGTGAATGAACTGTCGTGTGTTCTTTAGAACAGCCTAGTGAATGAACTATAACATCGTGATCATGCAAATTTTGTACAAAGGCATGTGTTAGAAGCATCGCTGCGGATGGACGTTCTGCAGGATTCCTTCGGAAACACTGCTCAAGGAAATCCTGGCCTTCTGGAGATAAAGTCTCGGGTATGTCCGGGGATCTGTGCAGTACCTTGAACATGGCTTGGTGCTAATAGACAGAACACAAACAGGCCGTTAAAATATCAAGTAACAAAAATTTAATTAAGAAATGCAAGGAATTCAAATGTACAGGTCTACAGGTCCTCTCTCTGTTTTGGTCTACTCTTCTTACAACAAAATCTACCGGTCTTTTCTATTATAGGTGTCAACCCCAATAAACACTCTCTAATATTGTCAAGTCTAATCTTGTTCCGTCTAGTCTTACTATACATCCAACGCAACATCCTCATCTCTGCTAATATGTGCAATCCTGGACTACGATGAATTAACAAGCATAGAAAAGATGCTCACCCCTGGAAACTCGCTCCAAGGAGGTTTACTTGTCAGCATTTCGATGATGGTGCATCCTAAGCTCCATATATCAACAGCCATGGCGACGTTGGGATTGCTTTCTTTCTTCATGGTAGCCATCATGAGCTTCAATCAACAAGTTAATGTTAATATGGCACATGCCATTACTCATTACCATCTAAAACTCTTTAGGCAATAGAAGTAACAAAATACCTCTGGAGCCATCCAGTAGGGACTTCCTTTCAGGGAAAGTTCATATGATTTCTCCGTCAGCTAAAAGGAGCACAATGTTCAAATAATAAGATCACCAGAAAAGTcaagaaaacaaaacaaaaagacTCTAAATACAATGAATCTAATTATTACCGCTATGGCGAAAAATTAACATTTATAAGTTGAAAGACTAGAAGAAAATTTATATTTGTCCATACATAATTTAAATGTAAATAGAAAAACAGAAATTGAAACTCACAATTTTTGACACCCCAAAATCTGCAAGCTTGACAATGCCTGATGCATCAACTAGCAAGTTTGCACCTTTGATGTCCCTAAAAAAACATATACAGAAATGGCAGTCAGACTTTATTACTGAAAAATCAAACTAAACAAATGTTGTTTTACCAAGATGAGGAACAAATATATAATAAGATCTTTTCATTTAATTAAGAGTTATGATTCAAGGGTTTAGGGTAAACAATAAAAGAGAAAGTAAGCTCATTTTTGTAAAGATGAGAATGTTACGATGGATAAGAGAGAAAAAGACAAGTTAAAATAAAAGATTAAGAATACAATCAATAGAAAGAAAGTTAAGGTAGCAGCTATTATTTAAAAAAGAAAGTGGAATCTCACTTTAGGTGGTTTGACAATGTATGGAGGTGGTCCGCAGATGCAAAAACATTGAGGGTAGATCAAGTGACACAGTCTGATAATTAGAGATAAAGATGGGTAGAGAAAACTATAGGACGGAATATTAAGAGCAGTTTGATTTTAAATAGTTAGTTATTACTTACTAGGCATTATTCATTATAGGATATTATGGTGTCATTTGATCTATGCAACTGAACTGACCTACCTAGTTTGAAAAACTTTGGTGGTTTATGTGGTTGTAAGACATACCGAAAAGCTTTCCTCAACCTATTTTTGTTGGGTTAGGGATTACCATAAAGCTTTCCTCAACATATTTTTGTTGGGTTAGAGGTTACTATAAAATTTTCCTCAACATATTTTTGTTCGACCCGATTCACATACCCGCTTAGCCTCCTATGGCGAATAACAACAACAGGTGGCCTTCCTAATCACAGGCCTACACTAGATCCAACCATGGCGACCAACAACAATCTGAACCTGAAGGCTCAATTCTGCCTACTAGAAACTTTGACGAGGGAAGAAGGTCAGACAAAGTTCCTTGGTGTGATCACTGCAAGCGCGAATGGCATACACGTCTAGTAATTCTGATCAAGGGCAGCAACCTCCTCCGTCTCAGTTTCCACTCACTACGGAACAACTAGACAGACTGTACAAACTCCTCGAGTCTCCAACCTCTTCTTGCTCTATAGCAACAAAAGGTAATTCTGCATTTCTTAGTGTCAGTCCCAGTCATACTTGGATAGTAGATTCAGGAGCATCCGATCACATGACAGGTGAATCTACTATGTTCTCTTCATATAGTCCATGTGCAggtaatcaaaaaataaaaatcgcAGATGGCTCTTTCTCAGCCATTGCAGGTAAAGGGTCAGTTGTCTTGTCTCCAATATTAACTCTTAAAAATGTCCTTCATGTTCCAAATTTATCTTGTAATTTAATATTCGTCAGTAAATTAGCACAAGATATAAattgtcaaactaattttttCCGATCTCACTGTGTCTTTCAGGATTTGAACTCAGGGAAGATGATTGGCAGTGCTAAGGAGAGTGGAGGACTCTACTACCTTGACAGTGGATCTGCATCACAACTACCTTCAAAAACAATAAGTTCCTGCTTTGAGTCTTTTtctattttgaataataaagatGACAACATTATGGTATGGCATTTAAGATTAGGTCATCCTAGTTTTCGTTACTTAAAACACTTGTTTCCTAAGATATTTCACAATAAGAACTTTTCTTCGTTTAAATGTGAAGCATGTGAATTTGCAAAGCATCATCGTTCCCAGTTTTCAATACAGCCTTATAAACCATCAAAACCTTTTTCTATTATACACAGTGATGTTTGGGGCCCTAACCGTACAAATACACTCTCTCTCAAAAAATGGTTTATCACATTTATAGATGACCATACAAGAGTATGTTGGGTGTACTTGTTAAAGGGGAAATCAGATGTTTGTCAGGTTGTAAAGAATTTTGATTTAATGGTGCAGAaccaatttcaaacaaatatccaagtctttagaagtgataatggcaaagaatattttaacactatcctgggtgatttttttctaaaaaatgggattgtacatcaaagttcatgtcctaatactcctcaacaaaatggagtggccGAAAGGAAAAATAGACATTTACTAGAGGTTGCTAGAGCTCTACTTTTTTCAAATAAAGTACCAAATTATTTATGGGGTGAAGCTGTTTTAACAGCTGcgtatttaattaacagaatgcCCTCCAAAGTTCTCAATTTTCAAACTCCTATTAATGTCTTCAAAGAATGTTTTCCTATTACTCGTGTTTTAACTGATTTGACTTTAAAAATCTTTGGTTGCACAACCTTCGTTCATGAACATAAAAATGTTGGAAAACTTAATCCGCGTGCTATAAAATGTGTCTTTGTTGGATACTCCCCAATCCAAAAAGGATATAAatgttttgatccaaaaaataagaaaatgttTGTCACTATGGATGTTACGTTTCTTTGAAAATAAACCTTTTTTTGATGACACTCATCTTCAAGGGGGGGAGATAAACGAAGACTCGTTTAAAATTGAGGACATGAGTTTTTTAAATAACTTATCTTTGCCAATATCACAAAATTCTAAGATTTTTACACTTACACCAACAGAAAATGGCCATGATTCTTTATCTGATCCTACTCCTGTCATGAGTAGCGAACCTTGTGAATCTGAGCCTacattttctcttgtagaaaaCAATGAGAATCCTCAAAACAATGATAGTGATGATCTAATTGAAATGCCACAAAATAATGAGTCACTTCAACAAAACAAATTTGAATTAGGAAACGGAACTTGGAAAGGAAAGGTTTTTGTGAAAAAGCACCATAAAGGAAAGGACAAGTCCATATCTCAACACTGCCAGGAATCTGAACTGGGGAATGATCAATTTCCTAACAAAAGAAAAGGTAAGTCTATCTCTGTTTCTGAGAGTCGTATTTTGTATCCTGATATAGATGATCATGTTGCCATTAGAAAACTTATCAGATCTTGCACTAAACATCTCATGTCcaattttatatcatattcaaATTTGTCTTCATCTATGTCTGCCTTCACTTCAAAATTGTCTAGTGTAGAAATTCCAAAAAGTGTACAGGTTGCTCTAGAAATTCCAAAGTGGAGGGAAGCTGTACTTGAGGAAATGAAAGCTCTTGAGAAGAACAAAACTTGGAGTGTTACGTCACTACCAGATGGCAAGAAGACAGTTGGATGCAAATGGGTGTTTACTGTGAAGTATAATTCAGATGGATCAATTGAAAGGTACAAGGCTCGCTTGGTGGCTAAAGGCTTTACTCAGACCTATGGTATAGATTACTcagagacatttgctcctgttgCAAAAATGAACACTGTCAGAATTCTTGTCTCTTGCTGCTAACATGGATTGGCCTTTGCATCAGTTAGATGTTAAGaatgcctttcttaatggtgatCTAGAAGAAGTATATATGGACATTCCTCCTGGCTTTGAAAACAAGTTTGGATCAAATGTGTGCAAACTAAATAAGTCTTTGTATGGTTTAAAACAGTCTCCTAGAGCTTGGTTTGAAAAATTCACTCAGTCCATGAAGAAACAAGGATACATCCAAGGACAGGCTGACCACACCTTGTTCACAAAATTTTTCCACGATGGGAAAAATGTTGTCCtgattgtttatgttgatgatattgtcctTACTGAAGACGATACAGTGGAAATGGTAAGAGTAAAAGAGAAATTGGCAGTAGACTTTGAAATAAAGGACTTGGGATTCATGAGATATTTTCTAGGTATGGAGGTTGCTCGGTCAAAAAATGGTATTGTGGTTTCACAACAGAAATACATTATAGACTTGTTGAAAGAAACAAGAATGAGTGGATGTCGTCCTGCAGATACCCCTATGGATCCTAATGCTAAACTTTGGGGAGAAGGTAATGTTTCTGTTGATACTGGGAGATATCAGAGATTGATTGGGAAACTGATTTATTTGTCACACACCCGGCCTGATATTGCTTTCTCAGTTAGTGTAGTGAGCCAGTTTATGCATTCTCCTTTCGAGGAACATCTTGAAGCAGTCTATAGGATACTGAGATATTTGAAGGGAAATCCTGGAAAAGGATTATTTTTTAAGAAGACTAGTGAAAAAATGTGTCTATCTTCACCGATGCCGATTGGGCAGGTTCAGTCACAGATAGAAGATCAACCTCTGGATATTGTACCTATGTTTGGGGTAATCTTGTGACATGGAGGAGCAAGAAATAAGGAGTTGTAGCAAGGAGTAGTGCAGAGGTCGAGTTTAGAGCTATGTCTCAAGGTATTTGTGAAGGATTATGGATCCTTAGAATCCTAGAAGAACTTaagatgaaaattgagcttccaTTGAAATTGTACTCTGACAGTAAAGCTGCTATTAGCATAGCTCATAATCCAGTTCAACATGACAGAACTAAGCATATCGAGATTGATCGACACTTCATAAAGGAGAAGTTAGATGCGGGAATCATATGTCTACCCTTCGTGACTTCAAGTCAATAAACTGTGGATATCCTGACCAAAAGTTTGGCAAAGCCTACTTTTGAGTATTTGATAAACAAGTTAGGCATGAAAAATATCTATGCACCAATTTGAGGGGGgtgttggaaaatatattatttccggttttattattgtctttaatactatctttatttttctttattctaCGTTAAGAAGAAAATCAATTGTAATAATTGTATCTTCATTATATAAACCAGCCTAAAGCTGACGAATAAAACATTACAGCTTTTACATATTTTTTTCCAATAATAGTTTATGTGAGATATAAAACCTCATCATTCAAAGAAAAAAAGAGGTATATTAGCTCAATTCAGCAGACATAGTTGTTACCTGTGGATAGTGTTGTTACTGTGTAGGTACTCCAATCCAGAGAGAATATGCCTCGTAAAATTTCGAACCACAGATTCTGTCAGAGCCCCAGAATGTTCTTGCATAAACTTCTGAAGTGATccaggatggacaaattccataTATATGCACAATCGATCACCAACCTGAAAACAAAGATGATTCACAAATTCAATCTTATTTACAATCATAATTGTTTCTGTTTAAGCATACTTTGCCGAGGAGACCAATAACAACTCACTTCTTCACTGCCATAATATTGTACAATGTTGGGGTGGTTTAGTTGACCAAGAATCCTGATTTCCTGAAAGTGGGAACAATTCAGAACAACAGATAAAACTGCACTCAATTGGCAAATGTGTACAAAAAACTGTAGGCTACATAACCAAAATTTTCAATGCTATGTTTATATATTTTTAGTATCAACATAATATTGTTTTCTCTAGTAAAGGTTTTCTTGTTTTTGGACAGAGTAACATCAGATTAGTATTCAGAAATTGGAAGAAGAACCTGGTCGAGTTGCTTTATACAGTCAGCAGATTTAGGATCATCAGGAAACAGATCTACCTCTTTCAAGGCACATGAGGCTCCGGTCTCTCTGTTAGAAAAACAGGAATGCACATTAGTAACAACAGAAAGGGGAAATTTTAAAGTCGATTAGACTCAATGAACATAAAAAGTGTCTGCATACAGGTTTGTTGCATGATAAACACTTCCAAATGATCCTCGTCCAATTAATTTTCCTTTCTGCCATTGACCCTTCATTGAATGGAAATTTTCTGTTGAGTGATGCATCGTGGAACTTGGTTGATGTTGTGAAGGTGATTGCTGTGGCTGCGGTGAAGCTCTCGGTGGAAGGGGCAACGGATGTGCATCGGCATGGTTATTTTCCGGCCACACCCTAGTGCAAAATTTAGATTGGTGCGAATGAGATCCCCCTTGAATAGTGTAGTGGTGTTTAGGACTGTGGTTCCCCAAGCTACGACGAGGAGACAAGTCTGGACTATGAGACGTTTTAGCAGGCATCCTCAAAATGTCATTAAAATCTTGAGGAAAATTGATGGAAGGATCAAATAAATCTACATTGCTTAATCTGCGTGGACTAGTAACAGGACTGGAGAATATACTCGTCGGGGCACTCCTAGCAGCAAATTGCAACTTCCCATTGGTAACACCTTCACAATCATTGTCATGAGAGTGTTTTCTAGTATCTTTACAAGAACTGTTGCCTGTACAAAATAACAGGAAAAAAGGTTTTCTAAAAAACTCCTATACATAGTTCACGCGATTGTTCAACAAAGTTGTATAAGAACTCACTTGTCACCAAGCTTCTAACAGGAGGAATATTCACTCTTAAATCATTCTTCGCATTTCCAGTCACTGTGGCAAAAACAGGTCTACCTAAATTGCTGGAAGACCTTGAACTTCTCACAGCATCATGATCCATCGTCTTTCTGATAATTTTGAGAGTGAAAAACAAAATTAATACTACCATAAAACTACATCCCATACAACACAACTAACTCATAGTTTCTGCACTATTATTATGCTGAAGTAAGAACTAATCTTATTCACACGCAACTAATTATTTCAATAAGCatataaataattaattatttcAATAATTAGTATTAACCACAGTTCTatttttggaataaataaattaaattaaactCAACAAAAATATTAACGGGAAACGATTTTAATAGTACTATTTAATAACCTGGCACAAGGTACCGCAGCATGATGATCTGGTCGTCGAGTCAACGGCGACTCCGGCAACGGAAGCGGTAACGGAACAGCCGAAGAAGACCAATGATCGGAGCTAGACCTCAGAGGCGAAGCCGGTAAAGAAAACGAAACACTTTCCGTGGAAAGAAACGCTTCACCGTCTTGATGATCGGTAGGGTAAAACAGCCTTTTCTGTCTAGTAAACCTCCGTTGCTGAATCGACTGTCCCTTACCTCGATTCGGAGAAGAAGGTTTGTTagaagtagaagaagaaggaGTCGTCATTGGTGAATGGTGTTGAAGTTGAAGTCCTCATTCGAGAGTGATGTATTGATTATTTGGTAGAGTAAGGTTTGCCATGGAAATTGGAAAGCTAGAAACAACCACGAAGGAAGCAAAAATGCCCATTTTTTCCAATTCAAACTGTTTTTCTTGTGGGTTGAATAAAGAATATATTGTTTGGTTTTGTTTACGTGGTCAAATGTATTTACTCTGACTTTAGGTTTAAATAAAATGTTTGTGTAAGGAAATTGAGAGTGTAATGATAACATTGACTTGGTGTTTCGGGTCGTAACTCATGCCTAATTCAATTACACATTAACCTTATCACAATGCTTCATAGTTGACTGACTCAGATACTTGTGTTCGAGTATAGAGAAACACCACCCGCAAATTCTCTTGTCTAATGATATTCTTTTACCACAAACTTGAAACAAAATTTTTAGATACTAATTTAAAAGTTGAATGTGTATATTTATGTAAACATGCTTTTTTTAATTAAGTATACTATTTTATAATTTTAACCTATTAAATTTTTCATTTGATTTTATTGTGGTTAATTCATGTTTTAAAAATATATTTGGGAATATATCATGTGTCAAAATGGGTATATCAATTTTAGTTAGACAAACTGTTTCAATAATATGTCCCGGCGGTGGTATATCATATGCTCGAACATGTATATAAATTTTAGGTATATCAAATTGTTTTAGATAgtttattttaaatttaatttgGGTGGTTAGTGCGTCTATAAATATCACCCCTCATTGTAGTTGAAAGTACAAAACATTCAATAAACTTTTTCCCCTTAATCACTCTCTAATTTTTTCTCACTTTATCATCATTTGTCAAGTAACTTGTGATACATGTTACCCAACAAATTGGTATCGGGAGCACCAGTCCAGCCTCAACCTCCAATCACAGTGAATGAAAACACAACCTCCAATCATTTTCGAACCAATCTATCCGTTTTCAAGGGAGAAAACTAGGATATATGGTGTGCACAGATGAAAGTCATATTCAGGTTTTAAGATGTGCTTGAAATCGTGAATGGTGGTTTCTTGGTATTATAGGTAGATGCTACTGAGGCACAAAAAGTTGTTCATCGCAAATTGATAAAAAAGGATGGGAAGTGCTTGTTCTTGATTCACCGGTATGTGAATTCAAACATCTTTGAGAAGATTGTTGAGAAAGAAACGAACAATGAGGCTTGAGATACTCTCAAGAAGCTATATGGTGGAGATGAAAAGTTAAAGAAAGTGAAGATGCAATCTTTGAGGAAGCAATATGAAAACTTACAGATGAAAGATGGTGAAACCATTCCCGAGTTCTTTTCAAAGATGGTGGCTTTGAAAAATTAGATGAAGTCGTATGGAGAAAAGATTTTTCAGTTACATAAGGTGAAAAAGGTGTTGATGGCTCTTCCAGTCAAGTTTGATCTCATTGTGGTGGAAAATGAAGAATCTAAAGAGTTGCCAGAGATGGAGCTTGAAGAATTAAAAACATCTTTTGAGGTGTATGAGATGAGGCTGAAGCAAAGAGATTCATAAAAGGTATCTAAACAGGCATTGCAAGAAAATTTCTTCAAGAAGATGAAAGAAAATTCCTCAAGCAATAATAAAGTGAAAGCAAAATGGAAGAATAAGTTGAATGATAATGGTGATGCTTGTAAGGTTGTAAAAGGCCAAGGTGAAACTAGCAAGAATGGCGCTAATCAGAACCAGAGGACCAAGAGGAAGGTTGAATGAAGGAGGTTTGATATTGATATTAGAAGTTTGATCATTATGCTAGAGACTACTACTACAACAAGAACAATTATGAGGACAAGGGTGTGACTCAATTTGCTCATGGTGGTAACAGTGAATATGAAGATGTTATCTTTATGACCGCAACACTTTTGGCCTCAGAGAAAGAAAATGTGTGCTACCTTGACACCTTGCAGCAATCATATGATAGGCAACAAGAACTGATTTGTCAAGTTGGATGACTAAGTTAGAAAATCAATTCATTTTGCATACAAAGTTGGAATAGGCAACATCAGGGTGAAAAAGAAGGATGAACATGAAGCTATCATCAAAGATGTCATGTATTTTCCATTAATGGCAAGTAATTTGATCAGCTTAGGTCAATTATGTGACAAGAATTACACAATGAAGCTGGAAAGAAAAGAACTCAAGGTGTTTGATGAAATGTCTAGGCCAATTCTGAAGGTACCTTTGTCAACCAATAAGACATTCAAGGTCATGATCAATATGCTTGATCATTAATATCTTTCATCAACCACAACTGAAGATGAAAATTAGGTTTGGCATCAAATATTTGGCCGTATCGTTTTCAGGAGTCTTAGCCCGATGAATATGAAGAAGATGATGTATGGACTTTCAAAGATTGAAGTGTCAAAGCAGTTGTGTGAGGAATGTTGTAGATCCAAGTAGACAAGAAAGTCTTTCAAACATGACTTGCCAATGAAGTCACAACTGAAACTTGAAATTATGCACTCAGATGTATGTTGGCCTTTTGAGGTAAAATTACTAGGAGGTAACTGTTATTTTATGACCTTCATAAATGAATTCACTAGACATGTGTGGATTTACTTGTTGGAAAAGAAAACTGAAGTCTTCTATAGTTTCAGAAAATTCAAGTTGATGGTTGAGAAACAAGCTTGACACACCATCAAGAGATTGAGAATTGATGGTGGTGACGAGTACTCCCTAACTCAGTTTGCTCAGTTTTGTGACATGGAAGGGATTGAGCATGAAGTAATAACACCCACACACCCTAGCACAATGGTATCgctgaaaggaaaaatagaagCATCTTGAATATGGATAGGAGTATGCTTAAGAAAAGCAGATGCCTAAGCACTTTGGGAGAGAAGCCACTTCAAATACGGTGTACAACATCAACAGATGTTACTACAACAAGAAATTCCTTTTACCTCGGTTGAACAAAAGGTATTACATCGGTTTCATAGGCGAGGTAACGAAGGACGCCATGAAAAGTGGACACTTTACCTATCGGTTTAAAAAAATGGTGGATCATGTGTAAAGGTCATGTGTTTGATCCCCATGGAGATCTTTTTGGAATTATGAAATGGCGAAAACATATGTACCCTCGATTTTGACATTTCACCGATGGCTATACCACTTTTTCACCTCGGTTTTCTCTAAAAATCAACGGATAAAACAATTTTGAGTTTATTAAATCTAATATGGATTGCTTATTTTACTAAACCATATACTAAACATATAACTTCTCAAAATTAGTTAggaaaataattatatgaacaattgtgttatatttgaagaacaacttacattgattaatgattttgatgcATCCTGTAACTCATCACTCATTTCATGTTCTTTCATGGTTAAAATCTCTTCAAAGTTTCAAGTTCTTTATTCAAAACTTACTTTTCTACTAATTCATTCTTGAAAGCATAAAATTTGATGCTTTGAAAAATAAACATATATGGAAGAAAGTTGAACAAAAACTAGAAGTATTGGAGAGATTTTAACCATAAAAAAGCATGAGATAGATGATGAGTTGCAGAATGCTATAAACACATTAATCAGTGTAACATATGTTTCTAATACAACATAATTTTTCATATGATTATTTTTGAAATCAATTTAATAGGTTATATATTAAAATAGGGGTTAGTGAAATAACCAATCGACATTcgatataataaactcaactcGACATAAAAAGAGGAGACTTGCACAaagaatcataaaaaataatatCTTAATATCAATATCAATCTCAAAATCAAACACAATAATAACAACTAAACTACAACGTATATATTTAATAAAATCAACTTAAAAACAAGAACTTAcattaaacaacaacacaaaaaTACAACCTCTAGAATTTAGGGTCgcaacaacaagaacaacaacatcaataaatatataatataaatcTGTTTAATTAGCAACAAGAACAACACGATTAAGTCTCTAGGGTTTAGGGTCTCAACGACAAGATTAACAACATCAATAATAACATCAATAAACCTATGACATAAATAAGTttaaacaacaaaaacaacaagagAAAACCTCTAGGATTTCAGATctcaacaacataataacaacaacaatatgAGTAGTGATGTTTGGCGTACCAGATCTCTGAATAATAAgtaaaagaaaaatatttgaatctTTGAAGAAGAAACGAGAGTCCTAAACACATAATATCTTCGTACTGAAGATGATATGTGTTTATGACTCTCGTTGTTTGGGACTCTTTTTGTTAAGAGCTCTTCGTTTCTCCTTGACAAAcacttttcttttcttttccccTTTTCTCTCTCTGGTTCTACAAACTACGAGGCtatgactttctcattgcactatgaaAATATGTGAGCATGAGATCCCAAATCCTCCTCGAACACTCTTTTTCTAACTCATTTTTATATTTTGCAGATACATGAAGATAACAACACTTATTCAAACAAAAGCattcaaaatggttcccatggagtatcatggatgtgagggatgctaatatctttcccttgcataaccgactttctTACCTGTTTCTCTGtttcccttgggttttatcgatatttttccttccctcttttgggataaataaagtttggtgaCGACTCTGTTATGTGTTCGATCGTGCGACGCGTTCGGGTACATTTCGTACGGCTTTCAACTACGAATCCACATAACTTTATCATCATTGACCATAAAAAGGTGTCAAGGGAAAACATACTTGAACCACTAATTAAGCCACTTCATTCCCTCTTGCAACAGAGCTTATAAATCACCCTATGCTCCTCCAACAAACAGGGATTTGCTCCTAGTGGAGTAACAAGAATGGAGAAGTATCCATAAATGTTAAAAACTTCTTACATATTATAAGTCATCTCCGGTTTAAAGACATGACAAACAAAAGCTTTTCTAAAATGAGTCGCTTCTTTTACGTTAAATTGCACCATTTTAATGGACTCCCGATAAGGGTGAGGATTAGTTTTCAAAACTTCAGCATTCAAGTTTCCTCCCCTAGGTTTAACAAGCTCAACTCTTCCACTATTCTTGGTCAAATAGATAGATTTATGGGTTGGTTCTCCTCTAACGGCACTAGTTTCTCCCATCAACTTGTGTCTTTAAAACCTTGGCAAGTTAACAAAAATCTACATGTTTCCTAAAAATATGTTTTCTAACTTTTTTTATAAAAGGTCTTCATCATTAACATTGAAAAATTGTGACAAAATCATATCTTCTTCCTCTAATATCTCTTTTCGAAGGGATTACAACTTCGTCAATGTCTCCAAAATGTTGGAACTCTTAATGCATCTCATTCGTTCCAAAAACATCGAGGGAAATACATGAAAAAGAAGGAGGAACGCCTTTTTTCAAGATTCGCTTTCGACCCCCTTGATCTGCCATGCATTATTGTCCCACCTCGTCTTCCTTGGAGCCTCCACTTTACCCCTCCTAACCTGCTTCCATTCACCATATTCCATCCTAGATGTTGAAGAAAATATGATGCAAATATTTGATTAGGAAAGATTTGGAACAATGATAAGAGTTAGAGAGAAGGAGGAGCCTCTCTCTCTAACATTTTTTTTACTTACAAAATCACTATGTTGTTTAACTACACGGGTGCAAAATATGAGTGATTATGGTCCTTTATCATTGCC containing:
- the LOC127088190 gene encoding mitogen-activated protein kinase kinase kinase 5 encodes the protein MTTPSSSTSNKPSSPNRGKGQSIQQRRFTRQKRLFYPTDHQDGEAFLSTESVSFSLPASPLRSSSDHWSSSAVPLPLPLPESPLTRRPDHHAAVPCARKTMDHDAVRSSRSSSNLGRPVFATVTGNAKNDLRVNIPPVRSLVTSNSSCKDTRKHSHDNDCEGVTNGKLQFAARSAPTSIFSSPVTSPRRLSNVDLFDPSINFPQDFNDILRMPAKTSHSPDLSPRRSLGNHSPKHHYTIQGGSHSHQSKFCTRVWPENNHADAHPLPLPPRASPQPQQSPSQHQPSSTMHHSTENFHSMKGQWQKGKLIGRGSFGSVYHATNLETGASCALKEVDLFPDDPKSADCIKQLDQEIRILGQLNHPNIVQYYGSEEVGDRLCIYMEFVHPGSLQKFMQEHSGALTESVVRNFTRHILSGLEYLHSNNTIHRDIKGANLLVDASGIVKLADFGVSKILTEKSYELSLKGSPYWMAPELMMATMKKESNPNVAMAVDIWSLGCTIIEMLTSKPPWSEFPGHQAMFKVLHRSPDIPETLSPEGQDFLEQCFRRNPAERPSAAMLLTHAFVQNLHDHDVIVHSLGCSKEHTTVHSQGFQKEDDSGPKDESRKHSPGHSSKNSRGVVPASFRARFLCKIQNLIGDTSKKADTEVPNHIRSSPVSPCSQTESNSPQSPFKSNTRNCMTVTKSSNIPYTVMRFVKHL